A single genomic interval of Blastopirellula marina harbors:
- a CDS encoding sulfatase family protein, which produces MPFNPFPLAWQACLVCAFALACCTSPSQAADSPPNVVLIFVDDLGYGDIGCYGATKHVTPNIDRLAQEGRRFTDAHSASATCSASRYALLTGQYPFRADVYNPVFLRSKLIVDPDRTTIADVMKRAGYATACIGKWHLGFGEKTPDWNGELKPGPLELGFDYYFGVPVVNSHPPFVFVEDHHVVGLVADDPLVYNQKAETKAFPEKFGLNQIGGAKAAHALYQDESVGTKLLEKSQAWIKSHKDEPFFLYHATTNIHHPFTPARRFQGTSETGPYGDFVHELDWIVGELMKTLKEEGLEENTLVILTSDNGGMLNAGGQHAVKSGHRLNGELLGFKFDAWEGGHRVPFLARWPGKIKAGSQSDQLISNVDLLSTLAALTSQSLGETQGPDSYNILPALLEESSEPIRDHLVLAASNRNHLTLREGDWVYISAKGGGGFTARAGHGLGGPPALLFAGEENSDIENGKFKPDAPNSQLYNLQKDRSQSTNLVREQPDIADRLRKRLAQLKAASITRPTTK; this is translated from the coding sequence ATGCCTTTTAATCCATTTCCCCTTGCTTGGCAGGCCTGCCTGGTTTGTGCGTTCGCTCTCGCCTGTTGTACGTCACCCTCCCAAGCCGCGGACTCGCCCCCCAATGTGGTCCTGATTTTTGTCGACGACTTGGGTTATGGAGACATTGGGTGCTACGGAGCCACTAAACATGTGACGCCGAACATCGACCGCTTGGCCCAAGAGGGGCGTCGCTTTACCGATGCCCATTCAGCTTCGGCAACCTGTTCGGCTTCGCGTTATGCTTTGCTGACGGGGCAATATCCATTCCGAGCCGATGTCTATAACCCGGTCTTTCTACGCTCGAAGCTGATCGTCGATCCTGATCGCACCACGATCGCAGATGTCATGAAGCGAGCTGGCTATGCGACGGCCTGCATTGGCAAGTGGCACCTTGGCTTCGGCGAGAAGACGCCTGACTGGAATGGCGAACTGAAGCCTGGCCCGCTGGAACTTGGTTTTGACTATTACTTTGGCGTGCCGGTGGTAAACAGCCACCCGCCGTTTGTTTTCGTGGAGGATCATCACGTAGTCGGTTTGGTCGCAGACGATCCGTTGGTCTACAACCAGAAAGCCGAAACAAAAGCCTTTCCTGAGAAGTTTGGATTGAACCAGATCGGTGGAGCAAAAGCAGCACATGCTCTTTACCAGGACGAATCGGTCGGCACCAAGCTTCTCGAAAAATCACAAGCATGGATCAAAAGCCACAAGGACGAACCATTCTTCCTTTATCATGCGACCACCAACATTCACCACCCCTTCACACCGGCACGTCGTTTTCAAGGTACCAGCGAGACGGGACCGTACGGAGATTTCGTCCACGAGCTTGACTGGATCGTGGGTGAGTTAATGAAGACCTTGAAAGAGGAAGGACTCGAAGAGAACACGCTGGTGATCTTAACAAGCGACAACGGTGGCATGCTCAACGCCGGCGGACAGCACGCGGTGAAAAGTGGTCACCGCTTAAACGGAGAACTCCTTGGTTTCAAATTCGATGCCTGGGAGGGTGGACACCGTGTCCCGTTTCTTGCGCGTTGGCCTGGCAAAATCAAAGCCGGTAGCCAATCGGATCAATTGATCTCGAACGTCGACCTGCTGAGCACGCTCGCCGCGCTGACTTCGCAGTCGCTGGGCGAAACACAAGGCCCCGATAGCTACAACATTTTGCCAGCCCTGCTAGAAGAGTCAAGCGAACCGATTCGCGATCATTTGGTTCTGGCGGCCAGCAATCGCAACCACTTAACGCTAAGGGAAGGCGACTGGGTCTATATCAGTGCCAAGGGAGGTGGCGGATTCACGGCCCGAGCCGGCCATGGCCTCGGCGGTCCCCCTGCTCTGCTTTTTGCTGGTGAAGAAAACAGTGACATCGAGAACGGCAAGTTCAAACCCGATGCCCCGAATTCGCAGCTCTATAACCTTCAGAAAGATCGCTCGCAGAGTACCAATCTTGTCCGCGAGCAACCTGATATCGCCGATCGCTTGCGAAAGCGACTTGCTCAATTGAAAGCTGCTTCAATCACTCGTCCGACGACGAAGTAA